One window of the Candidatus Rokuibacteriota bacterium genome contains the following:
- a CDS encoding amidohydrolase family protein, with product MFLGRHVTCALGPQRALRELGKPVEAEYVEGGIHAMTFRPDTAGRLHQRAIAFYRAQLLGTSASTQVVRPETSVAAPGASATSSKPAPAPAARAASGYSGPIFDAHAHMIRPGVGAMARPGGPRARPARPPQGTGGEVSPFEIVDRLRAAGVSGMFLFAAPVMVQRKYPDLVYAFVAAPHDPAKQGPSFTSETAALIDEKLRSEGARGIGELPLRHRPTGNAHTADGPVVMRIYELAARHNVPVTVHVEHEYSRELERAVVGNPKTVFIWAHVGSGPAGIARDLMRKYANLYADLSTRNPIFRMGIPVDQNSLTDASGRLKEEWRTVFEELPDRFLLGLDINNTERLQQLDELVAYYRAVLGELTPATAEKIAHRNARRLIGLE from the coding sequence ATGTTCCTGGGCCGTCACGTTACTTGCGCTCTCGGTCCTCAGCGGGCACTGCGAGAGCTCGGCAAGCCGGTCGAGGCCGAGTACGTCGAGGGCGGCATCCACGCCATGACCTTCCGGCCCGATACCGCGGGGCGCCTCCACCAGCGGGCGATCGCGTTCTACCGCGCGCAGCTGCTCGGAACCTCCGCCTCCACCCAGGTCGTGCGGCCGGAGACGAGCGTGGCGGCGCCTGGAGCCAGCGCGACCTCTTCCAAACCGGCGCCGGCTCCTGCCGCGCGCGCGGCCTCCGGGTACTCCGGGCCGATCTTCGACGCCCACGCCCACATGATCCGTCCCGGAGTGGGCGCTATGGCCCGTCCTGGCGGTCCCCGGGCGCGCCCGGCGCGACCGCCTCAAGGAACCGGGGGGGAGGTCTCGCCCTTCGAGATCGTCGACCGGCTACGAGCGGCGGGCGTCTCGGGGATGTTCCTCTTCGCGGCGCCGGTCATGGTACAGCGCAAGTATCCCGACCTCGTGTACGCTTTCGTGGCCGCGCCCCACGATCCCGCCAAGCAAGGGCCGAGCTTCACTTCGGAGACGGCGGCGCTCATCGATGAGAAACTGCGGAGCGAGGGTGCGCGGGGGATCGGCGAGCTGCCGCTTCGCCACCGGCCGACCGGGAACGCGCACACAGCCGACGGACCCGTAGTCATGCGGATCTACGAGCTGGCGGCGCGACACAACGTGCCTGTAACGGTCCACGTTGAGCATGAGTACAGCCGCGAGCTAGAGCGGGCGGTGGTGGGCAACCCGAAGACGGTGTTCATATGGGCCCACGTGGGGAGTGGCCCGGCCGGGATTGCCCGCGACCTGATGCGGAAGTACGCGAACCTCTACGCCGACCTCTCCACACGGAACCCGATCTTCCGGATGGGGATCCCGGTCGACCAGAACTCGCTCACCGACGCCAGCGGCCGGCTCAAGGAGGAGTGGCGGACGGTCTTCGAAGAGTTGCCGGACCGCTTCCTCCTCGGCCTCGACATCAACAACACCGAGCGCCTGCAGCAGCTCGACGAGCTGGTGGCGTACTACCGCGCGGTCCTCGGCGAGCTCACGCCGGCCACCGCCGAGAAGATCGCGCATCGCAACGCGCGGCGGCTCATCGGGTTGGAATGA
- a CDS encoding fumarate reductase subunit D: protein MVAALLVPVHLFLHGLAVPLGWISISHARMLALVGQPLIKLYLFVLIALPLYHCFHRLRFILEDIGLHGLRTPIAILSYGCAVIGTAATLWVLWRV from the coding sequence ATGGTCGCCGCCTTGCTCGTGCCCGTGCATCTCTTTCTCCACGGGCTGGCGGTTCCCCTCGGCTGGATCTCGATCAGCCACGCCCGGATGCTGGCGCTGGTCGGCCAGCCTCTGATCAAACTCTATCTCTTCGTGCTCATCGCCCTTCCCCTCTACCACTGCTTCCATCGCCTCCGCTTCATCCTGGAGGACATCGGCCTCCACGGCCTCAGGACGCCGATCGCGATCCTCTCGTACGGCTGCGCGGTGATCGGCACCGCCGCCACGCTCTGGGTGCTCTGGCGCGTTTGA
- a CDS encoding fumarate reductase subunit C encodes MTTATRSDRAGLYYPKLPATWWLRHPRYFAFMMRELSVVFIAIFLVVFLVEIRQLARGAQTYVAFVEMLASPGWIVFHVVALAFALYHSVTWLKLTGVVQVVRLGERQVPSKLVAAGAFVVWGVVSLVILAFFLLGA; translated from the coding sequence ATGACGACGGCGACGCGCTCCGATCGCGCCGGGCTCTATTACCCGAAGCTGCCGGCCACCTGGTGGCTGCGTCACCCGAGATACTTTGCGTTCATGATGCGGGAGCTCTCCGTTGTCTTCATCGCCATCTTCCTCGTCGTCTTCCTCGTCGAGATCCGGCAGCTCGCCCGGGGGGCGCAGACCTACGTCGCGTTCGTCGAGATGCTCGCGTCCCCGGGCTGGATCGTCTTCCATGTTGTGGCTCTGGCGTTCGCGCTCTATCACAGCGTGACCTGGCTCAAGCTCACCGGTGTCGTGCAGGTCGTCCGCCTCGGAGAGCGGCAGGTGCCGTCCAAGCTGGTCGCCGCCGGGGCGTTTGTCGTCTGGGGCGTCGTCTCGCTGGTGATCCTGGCCTTCTTTCTGCTGGGAGCTTGA